One Sphingobacteriales bacterium DNA segment encodes these proteins:
- a CDS encoding T9SS type A sorting domain-containing protein, whose amino-acid sequence MKNLLLFVALAFIANLNMLGQSIFTVEPSQSVYVNGDPNVYEIIGHANVKYNGTQAATITWERTTNNLAGEKWRSLICDKVTCWSPTKSSNSFELQPGETTLMDTHINSPNASIGNGTGFVVIKVTATDPGTGNVLGTVEINYTFDTWKTGLQKPTDLSSEIRLYPNPAKNFLNISYPAPVDVHYIEVYSIIGQLIDKIDMTYDFAKRINVSDWENGMYVVKLLNSNHQVIAKKVITKID is encoded by the coding sequence ATGAAAAATTTGCTACTATTTGTTGCCTTAGCCTTTATAGCTAACTTAAATATGCTGGGGCAAAGTATTTTTACAGTCGAGCCGTCTCAGTCGGTATATGTAAATGGCGATCCTAACGTTTACGAAATTATAGGCCATGCCAACGTTAAATATAATGGCACACAAGCAGCAACCATTACATGGGAGCGCACAACCAATAATTTGGCTGGCGAAAAATGGCGCTCGTTAATTTGCGATAAAGTTACATGCTGGAGCCCAACAAAAAGCAGCAATAGTTTTGAACTTCAGCCCGGCGAAACAACCCTTATGGATACCCATATAAACTCGCCCAATGCTTCAATTGGCAACGGAACAGGTTTTGTGGTAATTAAAGTTACCGCAACCGACCCCGGAACCGGCAACGTTTTAGGAACTGTCGAAATTAATTATACCTTTGATACATGGAAAACCGGATTACAAAAACCAACCGACCTTAGCAGCGAAATTCGCTTATACCCCAACCCCGCTAAAAATTTCTTAAATATATCCTATCCTGCACCCGTTGATGTACATTATATTGAGGTTTATAGTATCATTGGTCAGCTAATTGATAAAATTGATATGACCTACGATTTTGCCAAACGCATTAATGTAAGCGACTGGGAAAATGGCATGTATGTGGTAAAATTACTTAACAGCAACCATCAGGTTATTGCAAAAAAAGTAATAACAAAAATTGACTAA
- a CDS encoding helix-turn-helix domain-containing protein has translation MSIILLYLDSNLTYLRKKNGFSQDKVGDAIGVNRYIISNIENGRSQPSIQQLLLLSKLFKISIDQLLTQDISKTDQTPLAISLVTLPTEKLRINTEEEIRLRNAVNDYKTQIATLTEQIANLTQENTQLKEQLLAVQNKLIKFIDP, from the coding sequence ATGTCTATAATATTATTATACCTTGACTCAAACTTAACTTATCTCAGAAAAAAAAATGGCTTCTCACAAGATAAAGTAGGTGATGCCATTGGTGTAAATAGATATATTATAAGCAACATCGAAAATGGGCGGTCGCAACCAAGCATACAGCAACTGCTATTACTATCAAAATTATTTAAGATAAGTATAGACCAACTGCTAACCCAAGACATAAGCAAAACAGACCAAACGCCATTGGCAATAAGTTTAGTTACGTTGCCAACAGAAAAGCTTAGAATTAACACTGAAGAAGAGATTAGGCTTCGAAATGCAGTTAATGACTACAAAACCCAAATAGCAACCCTTACAGAGCAAATTGCCAACCTCACACAAGAAAACACCCAGCTAAAAGAGCAACTTTTAGCTGTGCAAAATAAGCTGATAAAGTTCATTGACCCCTAA
- a CDS encoding transposase family protein: MQTIAGKIYLTPNELNKAGVPGRNIYNRINANKEEVVYNASGRVMVCLDMLKQEHKEKVEAFFGKINLLGSVFDTFLRLTPADSKALTEWQHPDTGKKLSKNLLEKYLVAATWLNGIVTVTTGNKWWKKLGLERSEIFYSIIAERIKSENVFLPASRTRINLLVGKYTKHGATCLIANSVGAAQHHNAKLKGDALLCLIEFASDPRKFNYQQLCDMLIEVAKERNWEKLKTITRQAVQASLDRPEIKQIWYAKRHGNNAFHNAYEQLVRQEKAKAPNEMWQIDGTPWDLWGYDPEYFGDKNAHKLYVVIVIDSHSNKVLGFGIGDTETSNLVWRALKMAVETTNNTPNYIKYDKGSALTAGDTQTLLNKLTDPKQHFATRTGRGRGKKIEAIISLIDRCILKFYENHSGGNITAKDINSAQNPDVWKRTKQGFTSDYWQGREVWLPNVAALILQIATSIAEYNEIKQKGDGLSPSEKYGINEVPLCKTLHEHLFWQPRMVGKNHRVYTIRRGLLAVKIGKNIFEFEPEIAKDEHWKENKLKWLDNNNERRVHVWYDIDDMRRIAIFDAKTGHSIGYMQTVTKTTESPGDATPAQEKYMWKINAVKQEQYKRQLKKIDTISSHLINSGILTQGGGLSFAKLNKEAHNRACEVVLAQKTMGYIGLAMPSQLPDDNTNDDIYADNLINTVDYYDKMGEAALANLNKI; this comes from the coding sequence ATGCAAACAATAGCAGGTAAAATATACTTAACCCCCAATGAACTGAATAAAGCGGGGGTTCCGGGTAGAAATATTTACAACAGAATTAATGCCAATAAAGAGGAGGTTGTTTACAACGCATCGGGCAGGGTAATGGTATGCCTCGACATGTTGAAGCAGGAACACAAAGAAAAAGTGGAGGCATTTTTTGGCAAAATTAACCTGTTGGGCAGCGTGTTCGATACATTTTTACGCCTAACCCCTGCCGACAGCAAAGCCCTAACCGAATGGCAACACCCCGATACCGGAAAAAAGTTAAGCAAAAACTTATTAGAAAAATACCTTGTTGCCGCCACCTGGTTAAACGGCATAGTAACCGTAACAACAGGCAATAAGTGGTGGAAAAAACTGGGTTTAGAGCGCAGCGAAATTTTTTACAGCATAATTGCCGAGCGTATAAAAAGCGAAAATGTATTTTTGCCTGCATCGCGCACCCGCATAAATTTATTGGTTGGCAAATACACAAAACACGGTGCCACCTGTTTAATTGCCAATTCGGTGGGTGCTGCCCAACACCACAATGCCAAGCTTAAAGGCGATGCCTTGCTTTGTTTAATAGAATTTGCCAGCGACCCCCGCAAGTTTAACTACCAACAACTGTGCGATATGTTGATTGAGGTAGCTAAGGAGCGCAACTGGGAAAAATTAAAAACCATAACAAGGCAGGCAGTACAAGCCAGCCTCGACCGCCCCGAAATAAAACAAATATGGTACGCAAAAAGGCACGGCAACAATGCTTTCCACAATGCCTACGAGCAGTTGGTAAGGCAAGAAAAAGCCAAAGCACCCAATGAAATGTGGCAAATAGACGGCACCCCTTGGGACCTATGGGGCTACGACCCCGAATATTTTGGCGACAAAAACGCCCACAAACTCTATGTAGTTATAGTAATAGACAGCCACAGCAACAAGGTTTTAGGGTTTGGTATAGGCGATACAGAAACCAGCAATTTGGTGTGGCGCGCTTTAAAAATGGCAGTAGAAACAACCAACAATACCCCTAACTATATAAAATACGACAAAGGCTCTGCCCTTACCGCCGGCGACACCCAAACCCTGTTAAATAAACTTACCGACCCCAAACAACATTTTGCCACCCGCACAGGGCGTGGGCGAGGTAAAAAAATAGAGGCTATTATAAGCCTTATAGACAGATGTATATTAAAATTTTACGAAAACCATAGCGGCGGAAACATTACAGCAAAAGATATAAACAGTGCCCAAAACCCCGATGTTTGGAAACGCACAAAACAGGGGTTTACCAGCGATTATTGGCAGGGGCGCGAGGTGTGGTTGCCAAATGTAGCCGCATTAATATTGCAAATTGCCACCTCTATTGCCGAGTACAACGAAATTAAACAAAAGGGCGACGGGCTTTCTCCTTCAGAAAAATATGGCATAAACGAAGTGCCATTGTGCAAAACCCTACATGAACATTTGTTTTGGCAGCCTCGTATGGTGGGCAAAAACCACCGCGTTTACACCATCAGACGAGGTTTGTTAGCCGTTAAAATTGGCAAAAACATATTTGAATTTGAGCCCGAAATTGCAAAAGACGAGCACTGGAAAGAAAACAAACTTAAATGGTTAGACAATAACAACGAGCGCAGGGTACATGTGTGGTACGATATAGACGATATGCGCCGGATAGCCATTTTCGATGCCAAAACTGGGCACTCAATTGGGTATATGCAAACGGTAACTAAAACAACCGAAAGCCCCGGCGATGCCACTCCAGCACAAGAGAAATACATGTGGAAAATTAATGCTGTTAAACAAGAACAGTATAAACGCCAACTGAAAAAAATAGATACTATTAGCTCGCACCTTATAAATAGTGGTATTTTAACACAGGGCGGAGGGTTGAGTTTTGCCAAATTAAATAAAGAAGCCCACAACAGGGCTTGCGAGGTGGTTTTGGCACAAAAAACTATGGGTTATATTGGCTTAGCTATGCCAAGCCAACTGCCCGATGACAATACCAATGACGACATCTATGCCGACAATTTAATAAACACGGTAGATTATTACGACAAAATGGGCGAGGCTGCACTTGCCAATTTAAACAAAATATAA
- a CDS encoding ATP-binding protein, giving the protein MQNQINYEKIRELLVAKQASGLSDRTISKQLAIYGASEAVICNIRNGKDFNKVSQRVWLALGKFCGLSYWQPAQTQNLKRTYAVCLEAQNHGIAKAIAFAPGTGKTFGLNYYANNVPNVYYIECEEHYTRKVFLSKLSQAIGIEAIGEGIAGMIDEIVKTLLSRTTTTPLLLIDEADKLRDGVINIFKTLYNKLNGHCGFVLAGTPHLSIRITKNAKRDKMAYREILSRVGNEFIPLINPTINDIRLIATANGLENESAIKSIYNASAGDLRTVQHLVTMAVNQNNTVAYNALQPENITQN; this is encoded by the coding sequence ATGCAAAATCAAATTAATTACGAAAAAATTCGCGAACTCTTAGTTGCCAAACAGGCATCTGGACTATCGGACAGGACAATATCAAAACAGCTTGCCATCTATGGAGCAAGCGAGGCGGTTATATGCAATATCCGGAATGGTAAAGACTTTAACAAAGTATCGCAAAGGGTGTGGCTTGCTTTAGGTAAATTTTGTGGGCTATCGTATTGGCAGCCTGCTCAAACCCAAAACCTAAAACGTACCTACGCCGTATGCTTAGAAGCGCAAAACCACGGCATTGCCAAAGCCATAGCCTTTGCCCCCGGTACCGGCAAAACTTTTGGGCTAAACTACTATGCCAACAATGTGCCCAACGTGTATTATATAGAATGCGAAGAGCATTATACACGCAAGGTGTTTTTAAGCAAATTGTCGCAAGCCATTGGCATAGAGGCTATTGGCGAGGGAATAGCTGGCATGATAGACGAAATTGTAAAAACCCTGCTGAGCAGAACAACCACCACGCCTTTGCTGCTTATAGACGAAGCCGATAAATTGCGAGATGGGGTGATAAACATCTTTAAAACCTTATACAACAAGTTAAACGGGCATTGCGGTTTTGTACTGGCGGGCACACCTCATTTAAGTATCCGGATAACTAAAAACGCCAAGCGCGACAAAATGGCTTACCGCGAAATTTTATCGCGAGTGGGCAACGAGTTTATTCCGCTAATAAACCCAACTATAAACGACATCAGGCTAATTGCCACGGCAAACGGATTAGAAAACGAATCGGCTATAAAAAGCATCTACAACGCCTCGGCTGGCGATTTGCGAACTGTGCAACACTTAGTAACTATGGCAGTAAACCAAAACAATACGGTTGCATACAATGCCCTACAACCCGAAAACATAACCCAAAACTAA
- a CDS encoding DUF3164 family protein, which produces MIKLTPTKKLWVNERGHTIPDNKITRAEKVAERNVSKAIEKAEKLQQQMVQFKRWLEQACTDVYNAWLEQHKIKKGQDFKQPKGNYTLYNYNRAFKIQFSLNDLAVFDSIALETAKAMLMEMLDENIKSDAEFIIDIVKDAFSTSKGNLDVKKIQSLYRYENKVKDPRYKTAMQILREGTSYPQSTEYFRLFKRNDKGKYEPIVLQFSAL; this is translated from the coding sequence ATGATAAAACTAACACCCACCAAAAAACTATGGGTAAACGAACGGGGGCACACCATACCCGACAACAAAATTACCCGCGCCGAAAAAGTTGCCGAGCGCAACGTATCAAAGGCTATTGAAAAAGCCGAAAAACTGCAACAGCAAATGGTGCAGTTTAAACGCTGGCTCGAGCAAGCCTGTACCGATGTGTATAATGCCTGGCTCGAACAACACAAAATAAAAAAGGGGCAAGATTTTAAACAGCCCAAAGGCAACTACACCTTGTATAACTACAACCGTGCCTTTAAAATACAGTTTAGCCTAAACGATTTGGCGGTTTTCGACAGTATAGCACTCGAAACGGCTAAGGCTATGCTTATGGAAATGCTCGACGAAAACATTAAAAGCGATGCCGAATTTATAATTGACATTGTAAAAGATGCTTTTTCTACAAGCAAGGGCAATTTAGACGTAAAAAAAATACAATCCCTGTACCGTTACGAAAACAAAGTAAAAGACCCCCGCTATAAAACCGCTATGCAAATTTTGCGCGAAGGCACCAGCTACCCACAAAGTACCGAGTACTTTAGGCTGTTTAAACGCAACGATAAAGGCAAATACGAACCCATTGTTTTGCAGTTTTCGGCACTTTAA